The bacterium DNA segment GGTGCTCGCCGCCGATCCGGACATCGTCTTCACGCAGGCCTACCAGGCCGGGCAGCCCGAGCACGATCTGACGCACTACTTCACCGCGCTCGCCGTGCGCGAGCTGGCCGAAAAGCGCGGCGCGGCCGTACCCTTTTTTCACCTGCCGGCCTACGAATACACGATCCTCATCCCCATGCGCTTCAATCCTTTCTATCGCGGCACGCGCTACCGCATCCGCCTGACGGACGAGGAGATGGCGGCCAAGCAGCGGATGATCGAGGCGTATCCCTCGCAACAGCGGCTGTTCCGCGATTTTACCAAGGTGTTTCTCATCGTCGGCGCGATCGGCGCCATGACCGGCGGTTCGAAAAGCGCGCGCGAGCACCTGTCGATCGAGGAGTTCGGCCCCGTTCCGCTCGGCTTCGACTACGCCAAATCGCCCCACGTCCTGGAAAAAGCGAACTACATCGGCGACCACTACCTCGGCGAGGCGGTCACGTGGAAGGGCTCGATCAAGCCGATCGTGCAGGCGTTTTTGTAGGGGGCGCGATGGATCCGATGCAGGTGAGGACACCTGCGGTCCCGGCGTGCAGCCGGTTGCCGTTGAAGGGCTGGGGTGGTTTTTTGAGGCGGGTCGAGATGCGTGTGTGGGGAATCGCGTGTATTGCCGGGGCGGTATCGACCGCGCACTCCGTCCCGCTCGGAGCGGGACTGCGTTTGCGGCTCTGACGGCGCTGCGTTTGCGGCACTGACGGTCCTGCTTTTTCTCCCCCAATTGACGTGCGATAATCGCGCATGATCCGGTCGGGAAAATCGTTCCACGGGGAGGCGCACACGAGCGGCCGCGCGCGATGAAAGTCGGTTTTGTCCATTTGGGGCGGGAGAATCTCGGCGTCGAATATCTCTCGTCCGTGCTAAAAGACGCCGGGCACGAGACGGCGCTGTATTACGACCCCGGACTTTTCGGCACGAACGACAACGTCTTTTTCTCGCGGCGGCTCGAACGCCGTTTTTCGCGATTCGACCGCATCGTGCGCGGCATCGTGCGCGACAAACCCGACGCGCTCGCCTTTTCGCTCTACACCAACACGTTCCCCTGGGCGCGCGCGGTGCTCTCGGCGGTGCGCGACGCGGGATGGCGCGGGCACGCGCTGGCCGGCGGCATCCACGCGACGCTCGTCCCCGAGGTCGTGCTGGCGGAGATGCGACCGGACGCCGTCATCGTCGGCGAGGCCGAGGCGGTGATCGTTCCACTTCTGGCGGCACTTGAAGGCGGCGGCGACCTGTCCGTGATCGGCAACCTCGTCTATCGCGAGGGCGACACGGTGCGTCGCACCGCGATGGCGCCGGCGATCGAGGATCTCGACACCGTGCCGCTCGCCGACAAGGAGATGTTCGCCGCGGAGATCAATTACCGCGACGACTACCTCGTCATGACCGGGCGCGGCTGCCCGCTGTCGTGCTCGTTCTGCTGCGAATCGTCGATGAACCGCCTGTACGACAACCGCTACTACCGAAGGCGTTCGCCCGCGGGAGTCATCGAAGAACTGAAGATGGCGCGGTCGCGCTTCGGCGCGCGCGAGGTGATGTTCAACGACGCGATGTTCTTCGTCAGTCCGAAATGGCTTAAGGAATTCCTCCCGATGTACCGGCGCGAGATCGGCCTGCCATTCCGCTGCTTCGCCTATCCGAAATACATGACGCGCCCGATCGCCGAGGAGCTGAAGGCCTCCGGCTGCTACGCCGTCGAGTTCGGATTGCAGACGACCAACGAGACGATCCGGCGCGAGTTCCTGAACCGCAACGAGACGAACGAGCGCGCGCTCGAGAGCTTCCACGCGTGCGATGAGGTGGGGCTGCGTTACGACGTCGATCACATCTTCGGGCTGCCCGGCGAGACGCACGAGGATTTCGTCGACGCCGCGAAGATGTACGCGGGGCTCAAGCGGCTGAATCGCATCAAAAGCCACCTGCTTTCGCACTACCCGGCGACGCCGATGGTGGAGCGCGAGATCGCCGAGGGGCGGATCTCGCCGGAGCAGGCGGCGCGAATCGATCGCGGCGAGATCGGCGATTTTTTCCATGCGCCAAGCGTCACGGGCGAGGCCACGCGCGCACACGTCGACAACTTCCTTTCCCTCTACGCGTTTTTGCCGGTGCTGCCCGCGTTTGTGACGCGACGGATCGTGGACGCGCCGGCGTGGCGTCGCCTCGTCGGCAAGCTTCCCGTGCCGATCGTCGTCGGGCTACGCGTGCTTGCCGCGATCAAGGGGCGCGACTATCGCTTCTGGCTGTACGTCAAGTACTACGCCCACCGGATCGCGCGGCACATCGGGCTGTCGCGTTCGTTGCGCCGGAAGATGGCCGTGCCGCGCGCCTCGGTGCAACCGGCGGCGACCACCGCACGGAATTGAAGATCGAAGATTGAAGATCGAAGATGGGGAGGACGCGCGCGGGTTGTTGACCGTCGAAGAGGACGCGCGCCAGCCGTCGATCGTCGAGCGACGTTGTCATCCTGAGGGACGCGCAGCGGCGTTGTCACCCTGAGCGAAGCGAAGGGTCTCGCCCCGTGCCGGCGCGAATGGAGGTCCTTCGCTTCGCTCAGGATGACAAGAATCCTTCAGGATGACAGGGCCCGCGCAGGATGACAGGGCCCGCGCAGGATGACGGGGACCGTTCGCGACAATCTTCAGTCTTCAATCTTCAATCCTCAAGCATTCATCACTCGAGCGGCGGGGCGGGGATTGAGATAACGCAGTCCTGTTCGGGATCGAAATCGCGGCGCGCCCAGGCGCGGAACTCGCCGCGGGCGCGGGCCAGGGCGTCGCGTACGATCTCGCGCGATTTTTCAACGCGCGCGGTCCGGCCCGCGAATTCGGTTTTCATGAACGGCGTCTGGCGCTGCATGTTGGTGTACTTCGTGTCCAGGCGCTCGAGCTCGCGGCGCATGTCGCAGATTTCGCGCGCCAGCGCGTGCGTCTTTGCGGCGGCTCGAATGGCCATGCCGGAGCCTTCCGATGGCGCGTCGAGACCCTCTTCTCCCGCGCGTATCAAATCCGGGGCCGTTTCACCTTCGGCCAGGCGCAGCGCGCGCAAGCGGATGACATCCGCGAGCAGGCGCCGGGACACCTCGCCGCCGATCGCGTCCATGTTTTCCGCGCGGCGATCGAGGCAAGCGGCGCGGGCCGCCCGGCCGATGTCGTCACCGGCCAGCGGGTCGCAGACTTCCTTGGCCGTGCGCTCCCACGCGAGGGCATCGACGACGAGCTGGTGGAGATCGCGCGGCGAGAGCTCCTCGATCAACCCGGGCCCGACGGTGACGGCGATGACGTGGGGACCGGCCGCGGCGTCGGGGCACACGGGCGGCGCCAACCACGCGTCGAGCCGCGCGTGCGCGGCCTCGTATTCGCCGGCCTCGATATCGTCGTAAACCGGCGTCAGGTCGCCGATCGCGCATTGGCCCGCCCGCGCAATGGCCGGCATGACGGCCGCAAACGCGCATGCGATCAGAAACAAGCCCGCGGCGCGCGACAGGCGCACGCGGCTAGGACTCGAACGCTTCGCCACAGCTTGGGCAACGCGACGCATCTTCGGGAACCTCCGCTCCGCACGCGGAGCAGATATTCACGTCGCCGGCGCCGCCCTCGATGCGCGCGAGGAAATCGTCGGCGATGATCCGCGCCTCCGGGAGCCATCGACGCGGGACGAGAATCGCGTTCTCCACGTTCGGATAGATGTTGAAACTTTCCAGGCTCTGCCCGGTGATGACCACGGGAATCCCCGCGTCTTCCAGATCGTCCCGGAGCAGTTGCGCCTGGATCGGATCGAGATCGCGCGCCACGGGCTCCCAGGTCACGTCGCGCACCAGTTCGCCTTCGGGCTCCG contains these protein-coding regions:
- a CDS encoding B12-binding domain-containing radical SAM protein, with amino-acid sequence MKVGFVHLGRENLGVEYLSSVLKDAGHETALYYDPGLFGTNDNVFFSRRLERRFSRFDRIVRGIVRDKPDALAFSLYTNTFPWARAVLSAVRDAGWRGHALAGGIHATLVPEVVLAEMRPDAVIVGEAEAVIVPLLAALEGGGDLSVIGNLVYREGDTVRRTAMAPAIEDLDTVPLADKEMFAAEINYRDDYLVMTGRGCPLSCSFCCESSMNRLYDNRYYRRRSPAGVIEELKMARSRFGAREVMFNDAMFFVSPKWLKEFLPMYRREIGLPFRCFAYPKYMTRPIAEELKASGCYAVEFGLQTTNETIRREFLNRNETNERALESFHACDEVGLRYDVDHIFGLPGETHEDFVDAAKMYAGLKRLNRIKSHLLSHYPATPMVEREIAEGRISPEQAARIDRGEIGDFFHAPSVTGEATRAHVDNFLSLYAFLPVLPAFVTRRIVDAPAWRRLVGKLPVPIVVGLRVLAAIKGRDYRFWLYVKYYAHRIARHIGLSRSLRRKMAVPRASVQPAATTARN
- a CDS encoding PIG-L family deacetylase, with translation MSQKDDAFARGDAFAAGLRKYKRPLWVFAHHDDELSYCGLLHRTGIGKNRLIWTTNSDGLYFEMDMEPAAYGEIRKAEGIKAVAEIGMKPAQTSCLDVSEVEIYKRLAGLSSGKARIFEVRDFFDDFRAKVRDAVLAADPDIVFTQAYQAGQPEHDLTHYFTALAVRELAEKRGAAVPFFHLPAYEYTILIPMRFNPFYRGTRYRIRLTDEEMAAKQRMIEAYPSQQRLFRDFTKVFLIVGAIGAMTGGSKSAREHLSIEEFGPVPLGFDYAKSPHVLEKANYIGDHYLGEAVTWKGSIKPIVQAFL
- a CDS encoding DUF2007 domain-containing protein produces the protein MDDQMDPKERRGIKRAEGELLGSTEPEGELVRDVTWEPVARDLDPIQAQLLRDDLEDAGIPVVITGQSLESFNIYPNVENAILVPRRWLPEARIIADDFLARIEGGAGDVNICSACGAEVPEDASRCPSCGEAFES